Proteins found in one Phycisphaerales bacterium genomic segment:
- a CDS encoding polyphosphate kinase 2 family protein, protein MKFLQSLAVAPGSSPRLADIDPSNTHGLTKSSAEPLHTRNVERLSKLSELLWADNRYAILVVLQGMDTSGKDGTIRNVMTGINPRDCRVVNFRRPTEAELEHDFLWRVHAACPRRGEIGVFNRSHYEDVLVVRVHNLVPQDQWELRYDHINDFEKLLHESGTRILKCFLHISKDEQKERLEARLADPVKNWKFEAGDIHERKHWDEYQRAYEAVLERCSTDVAPWYVIPANKKWFRNLAVSSLLVELLESLDLKPPKPHADLSQLKIE, encoded by the coding sequence ATGAAGTTCCTCCAATCCCTCGCCGTCGCCCCGGGCTCTTCGCCCCGCCTCGCCGACATCGACCCCTCCAACACCCACGGCCTCACCAAGTCCTCCGCCGAGCCGCTGCACACCCGAAACGTCGAACGCCTTTCCAAGCTCTCCGAGCTCCTCTGGGCCGACAACCGCTACGCGATCCTCGTCGTGCTCCAGGGCATGGACACCTCGGGCAAGGACGGCACCATCCGCAACGTGATGACCGGCATCAACCCGCGCGACTGCCGCGTCGTCAACTTCCGCCGCCCGACCGAAGCCGAGCTCGAGCACGACTTCCTCTGGCGCGTCCACGCCGCCTGCCCCCGGCGCGGCGAGATCGGAGTCTTCAACCGCTCCCACTACGAGGACGTCCTCGTCGTCCGCGTGCACAACCTCGTCCCGCAGGACCAGTGGGAGCTCCGTTACGACCACATCAACGACTTCGAGAAACTCCTGCACGAGAGCGGCACGCGCATCCTCAAGTGCTTCCTCCACATCAGCAAGGATGAGCAGAAAGAGCGTCTTGAAGCCCGCCTCGCCGACCCTGTCAAGAACTGGAAGTTCGAAGCCGGCGACATCCACGAGCGCAAGCACTGGGACGAATACCAGCGAGCCTACGAGGCCGTGCTCGAGCGCTGCAGCACCGACGTCGCGCCCTGGTACGTCATCCCCGCCAACAAGAAGTGGTTCCGCAACCTCGCCGTCTCCAGCCTGCTCGTCGAGCTCCTCGAAAGCCTTGACCTCAAACCCCCCAAGCCCCACGCCGACCTCAGCCAACTCAAGATCGAGTGA